Proteins from a genomic interval of Papaver somniferum cultivar HN1 chromosome 4, ASM357369v1, whole genome shotgun sequence:
- the LOC113274050 gene encoding zinc finger protein BRUTUS-like At1g18910, with protein MDAPTLIFVSFHKAFRAELEELHRITLSFLEINGFPGRDLILDLLYRFRYLQLVYKYHSAAENEVIFKALDERVKNIECSYYLEHRTIYDLFESVFWWFSSLLEADGNFSLPLQELVNRVYSLQSFICQHMLKEEEQVFPLLIQFSLEEQASLVRKFIYSVPITLLEDMLPWMASCLPKTEQDDFALCIKAVIPKENLLQKVLISWLVKKRQPTSKASSIPESGNLVLSSNEALCLKEFLKAYLSGKNLPGKVCSGIKSDHTEHTAKCHPIDVLHVWHGVISKDLNKILEDLQDTRGSRTYSHLSSICSRLKFFVDVLVFYSAALEKVFFSVLNELVDEPSSFSYGRFPDDSQIEGLFQALQNFSAQNITLSSSHLEKLGSQLVSFIEGISVHFAFQESEVLPLIRKHCDYEMQQSLLYKSLQVMPLGLLKCVISWLSTHLTKDESNAITCSMKSAGSVSDVSFASLLNEWVSIECSGKTAIKKFRHELYYMFNSMRAFLMEDLEVHQRQKSHSAQGKLNFTAMAKKNVGDNTLYSSEMNLQILFPQALRNIPPYSIVSLQNKDADSDLTQEFKPIDFFFLFHKTLKSDIEYLIVVSGKMDLNLKFLTEFLQRFHLFRFLYKIHCDSEDEIVFPAVEAMGKLQNISFSCSNDHKLEKELLSNVTDILYEICELHVSFPAETPSFLDGTPQQRILYYRSMCTKLHDMCKTMRIALEKHVFHDEIQV; from the exons ATGGATGCTCCGACTCTCATTTTTGTATCTTTTCATAAAGCTTTTAGGGCTGAACTTGAAGAGCTTCATCGAATTACTTTGTCTTTCTTGGAGATTAATGGGTTTCCTGGACGTGATTTGATTCTTGATCTTCTTTATCGGTTTCGATATCTTCAACTTGTTTATAAGTATCACTCAGCTGCTGAGAATGAG GTTATCTTTAAAGCCTTGGACGAACGTGTAAAAAACATTGAATGTTCATATTATCTTGAACATAGAACCATATATGATCTTTTTGAATCAGTATTCTGGTGGTTCAGTTCATTGTTGGAGGCTGATGGAAATTTTTCACTACCACTTCAAGAACTGGTGAACCGTGTTTACTCATTGCAGTCCTTCATTTGCCAGCATATGCTCAAAGAAGAAGAACAG gtttttcCTTTGCTGATTCAGTTCTCCTTGGAAGAACAGGCTTCACTTGTTAGGAAGTTTATTTACAGTGTACCTATAACGTTGTTGGAAGATATGTTACCATGGATGGCATCCTGTCTTCCTAAAACTGAACAGGACGATTTTGCGCTTTGCATTAAAGCAGTTATTCCAAAAGAGAATCTATTACAAAAG GTTCTGATATCCTGGCTCGTTAAGAAAAGACAACCAACTTCCAAAGCCTCCAGCATCCCTGAAAGTGGAAATTTGGTTTTAAGCTCTAATGAAGCATTATGCTTGAAGGAGTTTCTAAAGGCATACTTGTCTGGCAAGAACTTACCTGGGAAGGTCTGCAGTGGAATAAAATCAGATCATACCGAACATACTGCTAAATGTCATCCtattgatgttcttcatgtttgGCATGGTGTTATCAGTAAGGATTTGAACAAAATTCTAGAGGACCTACAAGATACAAGAGGATCCAGGACTTATTCACATTTATCTTCAATATGTAGCCGGTTAAAGTTCTTTGTAGATGTCCTCGTATTCTACAG TGCTGCCTTGGAGAAAGTATTCTTCTCAGTATTAAATGAACTTGTGGATGAGCCCTCATCTTTCTCGTATGGAAGGTTTCCAGATGACTCACAGATTGAAGGTCTCTTTCAAGCTCTACAGAATTTCAGTGCACAAAATATTACGTTATCCTCCAGCCATTTGGAGAAGTTGGGGTCGCAATTGGTCTCTTTCATAGAGGGGATCAGTGTGCACTTTGCTTTTCAAGAATCTGAG GTTTTGCCTCTCATCCGCAAGCACTGTGATTATGAAATGCAGCAGAGCTTGTTGTATAAGAGCTTGCAAGTGATGCCTCTTGGGTTGTTAAAATGTGTGATAAGCTGGTTGTCAACCCATTTAACCAAAGACGAATCAAATGCTATAACTTGCAGCATGAAGTCAGCAG GATCTGTAAGTGACGTATCTTTTGCTTCTCTCTTGAACGAGTGGGTCAGCATTGAATGTTCAGGTAAAACAGCTATTAAAAAATTCAGACATGAGTTATACTATATGTTCAATAGCATGCGTGCTTTCCTTATGGAGGATTTAGAAGTTCATCAACGCCAGAAGTCTCATTCTGCTCAGGGAAAACTAAATTTTACTGCTATGGCCAAGAAAAATGTAGGTGACAATACATTGTACTCTAGTGAAATGAATCTGCAGATATTATTCCCGCAGGCTCTAAGAAACATACCTCCTTACTCTATAGTTTCGTTACAGAATAAGGATGCCGATTCTGATCTTACTCAAGAGTTCAAACCAATTGACTTCTTTTTTCTCTTCCATAAGACCCTGAAGAGTGATATAGAATATCTTATAGTTGTGTCAGGGAAGATGGATTTAAATCTTAAGTTCCTTACGGAATTCCTTCAGCGATTTCATCTTTTCCGCTTTCTTTACAAAATCCATTGTGACAGCGAAGATGAGATTGTGTTCCCAGCTGTGGAGGCTATGGGGAAATTGCAAAACATAAGCTTTTCGTGTTCTAATGACCACAAATTGGAAAAGGAGCTCCTAAGTAATGTCACTGATATTCTGTATGAAATATGTGAGTTACATGTTTCCTTTCCTGCTGAAACACCAAGCTTTCTGGATGGTACACCTCAACAGCGGATC